From Calonectris borealis chromosome 9, bCalBor7.hap1.2, whole genome shotgun sequence, one genomic window encodes:
- the NMUR1 gene encoding neuromedin-U receptor 1 → MNPYVNCSCPEFSLSQQDFPVEPISPDLCNRTHPETLFDPKDANLTEEQLRDKYLGPRRSSFFVPVCVIYLLIFVVGAVGNTLTCIIILRHRFMRTPTNYYLFSLAVSDLLVLLLGMPLELYDMWSNYPFLLGASGCYFKTLLFEAVCFASILNVTALSVERYIAVVHPLKAKYVVTRNHAKRVIVTIWVLSVICSIPNTSLHGLQPLYVPGRGRVPDSEICTLVKPRLTYNLIIQITTIVFFFLPMGTISILYLLIGLQLKKEKMLEALGAKSGGSRDCHNARGQKKVKRRQVTKMLFVLVVVFGICWAPFHTDRLVWSFVSTWTSHMLHMFQYVHIISGVFFYLSSAANPILYNLMSTRFREMFKEVMCHPSHHPPRSRKYSPSVTRTTTRSTECEPMPSANGLPLSDAEEYELEEVEGGQATMHTTSLC, encoded by the exons ATGAATCCCTACGTCAACTGCTCCTGCCCCGAGTTTTCCCTGTCCCAGCAAGACTTCCCTGTGGAGCCCATCAGCCCTGATCTCTGCAACAGGACTCACCCAGAGACCTTGTTCGACCCCAAGGATGCCAACCTGACGGAGGAGCAGCTGCGGGATAAGTACCTGGGACCTCGACGGTCCAGCTTCTTTGTCCCTGTCTGTGTCATCTACCTGCTGATCTTCGTGGTGGGGGCTGTGGGCAACACGCTCACCTGCATCATCATCCTCCGGCACCGGTTCATGAGGACGCCCACCAACTACTACCTGTTCAGCCTGGCTGTCTCCgacctgctggtgctgctgctggggatgcCGCTGGAGCTGTACGACATGTGGAGCAACTACCCCTTCCTGCTGGGCGCCAGCGGCTGCTATTTCAAGACGCTGCTCTTTGAGGCCGTCTGCTTCGCCTCCATCCTCAATGTCACGGCCCTGAGCGTGGAGCGCTACATCGCCGTGGTACACCCGCTCAAGGCCAAGTACGTGGTGACCAGGAATCATGCCAAGAGGGTCATCGTCACCATCTGGGTCTTGTCGGTCATCTGCTCCATCCCCAACACCagcctccatgggctgcagcctCTCTATGTGCCTGGCCGAGGGCGGGTGCCCGATTCGGAGATCTGCACCCTGGTGAAGCCGCGCTTGACCTATAACCTCATCATCCAGATCACCACCAtcgttttcttcttccttcccatggGGACCATCAGCATCCTCTACCTGCTCATTGGCCTgcagctcaagaaagaaaagatgctgGAGGCCTTGGGAGCCAAGTCCGGCGGCAGCCGCGACTGCCACAATGCCCGGGGCCAGAAGAAAGTCAAGAGGAGGCAGGTCACGAAGATGCTGT TCGTGCTGGTGGTGGTGTTCGGGATCTGCTGGGCCCCCTTCCACACCGACCGCCTCGTCTGGAGCTTCGTTTCCACCTGGACCAGCCACATGCTCCACATGTTCCAGTACGTCCACATCATCTCGGGTGTCTTCTTCTACCTGAGCTCGGCTGCCAACCCCATCCTCTACAACCTGATGTCCACCCGCTTCCGGGAGATGTTCAAGGAGGTGATGTGCCACCCCAGCCACCACCCGCCACGGTCACGGAAATACTCGCCCAGCGTCACCCGCACCACCACCCGCAGCACCGAGTGCGAGCCCATGCCCAGCGCCAACGGGCTGCCCCTCTCTGACGCCGAGGAGTACgagctggaggaggtggaggggggccAGGCCACCATGCACACAACGTCCCTCTGCTGA